A genomic segment from Bubalus bubalis isolate 160015118507 breed Murrah chromosome 5, NDDB_SH_1, whole genome shotgun sequence encodes:
- the LOC102409494 gene encoding olfactory receptor 151-like: protein MAIHNHSTVTEFILGGLINQPELQLPFFFLFLGIYLVTMIGNLGVITLICLNAQLHTPMYYFLSSLSLLDLCYSSVITPKMLVNFVSEKNTISYAGCIAQFYFFIVFVIAECYMLTVMAYDRYVAICRPLLYNIIMSHGVCSLLVAAVYTMGIIGSTIEIGLMLKLSYCQHLISYYFCDVVPLMKLSCSSTYHIEITTFFLAGFNIIVTSLTIFVSYAFILSSILRIHSTEGRSKAFSTCSSHLAAVGLFYGSTTFLYLKPPTGSSLAQENVVSLFYTTGIPMLNPLIYSLRNKEVKAAMQKTLRRKLFGCKCHYSFSG from the coding sequence ATGGCTATACACAACCACTCCACAGTGACAGAGTTCATTCTTGGAGGTTTAATAAATCAGCCAGAGCTCCAACTacccttcttcttcctcttccttgggATCTACTTGGTCACCATGATAGGGAACCTGGGTGTGATAACCCTGATTTGTCTGAATGCTCAGCTTCATACACCCATGTACTATTTTCTCAGCAGTCTGTCACTATTAGATCTCTGCTACTCCTCTGTCATTACCCCTAAGATGCTGGTGAACTTTGTGTCAGAGAAGAACACCATCTCCTATGCAGGGTGCATAGCCCAGTTCTACTTCTTCATTGTGTTTGTCATTGCTGAGTGTTACATGCTgacagtgatggcctatgaccgctatgttgcCATCTGCAGACCTTTGCTTTACAACATCATCATGTCTCATGGAGTCTGCTCCCTCCTGGTGGCTGCAGTCTATACCATGGGGATCATTGGCTCAACCATAGAAATTGGCCTCATGTTAAAACTATCCTATTGTCAGCACCTCATCAGTTACTACTTCTGTGATGTTGTCCCACTCATGAAGCTCTCCTGCTCCAGCACCTATCATATTGAAATAACAACCTTCTTTTTGGCTGGATTTAACATCATAGTCACCAGCTTAACCATCTTTGTTTCCTATGCTTTTATTCTCTCCAGCATCCTCCGTATCCACTCCACAGAGGGAAGGTCCAAAGCCTTCAGTACATGCAGCTCCCATCTTGCAGCTGTGGGATTGTTTTACGGCTCTACCACATTCTTGTACTTAAAACCCCCCACAGGCAGTTCCCTGGCCCAGGAGAATGTGGTCTCCCTGTTCTACACCACAGGGATACCTATGCTGAACCCCCTAATCTACAGCTTGAGAAATAAGGAAGTGAAGGCTGCCATGCAGAAAACACTAAGGAGAAAACTCTTTGGATGCAAATGTcattattctttttcaggttga
- the LOC102408532 gene encoding olfactory receptor 8B12-like encodes MAAENSSVTEFILAGLTDQPELQIPLFLLFLGFYVVTVVGNLGLITVIGLNSRLHTPMYFFLFNLSLIDFCYSTTITPKMLMSFVSKKNSILHAGCLTQLFFFCFFVISESFVLSAMAYDHYVAICKPLVYTVSMSPKVCLLLLLGVYVMGFSGAMAHTGSIASLIFCADNLINHFLCDIPPLLELACNSSSVHELVVFIVVTTVIGMVTVTISISYALILSSILRIHSTEGRSKAFSTCSSHIIVVFLFFGSGAFVYLKPPSVLLLDQGKVSSLFYTIVVPMLNPLIYSLRNKDVKAALRKTLGKNNFLRKE; translated from the coding sequence ATGGCAGCTGAGAACTCTTCGGTGACAGAATTCATCCTTGCAGGCTTAACAGACCAACCAGAACTCCAgatccccctcttcctcctgtttCTAGGTTTCTATGTGGTCACCGTAGTGGGGAACCTGGGCTTGATAACGGTGATTGGGTTGAACTCGCgcctgcacacccccatgtacttcttcctcttcaACCTCTCCTTAATAGACTTCTGTTACTCCACTACCATCACTCCCAAAATGCTGATGAGTTTTGTCTCAAAGAAGAACAGCATCTTGCATGCAGGGTGTTTGACTCAactgtttttcttctgcttctttgtcATCTCTGAGTCCTTCGTCCTGTCAGCGATGGCATATGACcactatgtggccatctgtaagccACTGGTGTACACAGTCAGCATGTCTCCTAAGGTCTGTTTACTGCTTTTGTTGGGTGTGTATGTGATGGGGTTCTCAGGGGCCATGGCTCACACAGGAAGCATAGCAAGTCTGATCTTCTGTGCTGACAACCTCATCAATCATTTCTTGTGTGATATCCCTCCTCTGCTTGAGCTGGCTTGCAACAGCTCTTCTGTGCACGAACTGGTGGTCTTCATAGTTGTGACCACTGTTATTGGAATGGTCACTGTCACCATCTCCATCTCTTATGCTCTaatcctttccagcattctcCGCATTCACtccactgagggcaggtccaaaGCTTTCAGTACATGCAGCTCCCACATAAttgtggttttccttttctttggttcTGGGGCTTTTGTGTATCTCAAGCCACCTTCCGTTTTGCTCCTTGACCAAGGGAAAGTGTCGTCCCTGTTCTATACCATTGTGGTGCCCATGTTAAATCCACTGATATATAGTTTGAGGAACAAGGATGTCAAAGCTGCCCTGAGGAAAACcttgggaaaaaataatttcttgagaAAGGAGTAG